The sequence CTTCGCGTTGCTGGGATACATCCAGGGCCGTGGCCTTGCCGTTGATAAAGCGCAATTCCTGCAACTTCAGGGTCATCTGGTTGGCGTCAATCTGCCGGGAAAGCACGGCCTTGCGGGTCCGCACGGACACAAGATCCACCCAGGTATCGGCAATATCCGTGGACAGGGTCAAAGCCCCGTCCTCCAGATCTTGCAGCGCGGCCAGGTATTCAAGTTCTGCAGCACTGACTTCGGCACGGGTTTTTCCCCACAGATCCAGGGTATATTCAGCATCCAGGGAAGCGGAATAGGTGTGACCATGGTCAGAAGTTGCAGACCGGCCTTTGGATTTAGATTGGGAATAGGTTTGTTGGCCCCCAAGGGAGTAATCAAGAGAAGGACCAAGGCCTGATTTTTCGCTTTTCACATCGGCCAACGCCTGGTCAGCCTCAGCTTTAAGTACTTTCAGGTCATAGTTGTCCCCAAGGCCTGTCCGGATCATTTCGCTAAGTTCATCAACTCCGAACCTTTGCCACCATCCGCCGGCATTGTTTTCATTGCCGGGCCGGGGCGTGTCGTCAATACCATCCCCATGAACATAATTATCCGGAATCTCAACAGGCATCACAGCCGCAGGATCAGGGGATATCAGATTGCAGCCGCAAATATAGAAAAACGACATCAATACAACAGAGATCAAAGCATAGCGCATCATTTTACAAACCAATTCTGCTTTCTGCCGGTTGGTGGTATGGGAAAGAGTGCCTGCCCGGGCCCGGGCAGGCGTTGTACACCGCACAATCCCTATTTAACGTTAAAAGTCAGGGTTGATCCGGTAACGGAGGAATTTGCCTTACCGTAAAGATCTTTCAAAGGACCTTCCTTTTCGACCTTTCCCTCGTGGTGGCAGCTGACCAGCCACTGTCCCGGACACTGTACGATAAACTGGGCGTTGCCTTCTTTAATTTCTAAATAAAGGGAGAAATGTTTTCCTTTATCAAAGGCCGGGGTTGAAGCAGTGATGTATGTATCGCCCTCTGGGGGGGTGCCCATGAACAACACCTTGAATTCCACCAGATCTCCGGCCTTGACCCGGGAAAGATCGGTCATGGGAATGATTTCCAGGCCCTGGTTTGTGGGCTCAGGCGTTTCCCATTTTTCCAATACCACATAGGATACGGCATTGGCCTGGTACTTCACGGACATCAATACTTTTTTAATATCTTTGACCTGGTCCTTTGGTTTCATTTTCAGCCGCGTTCTATCTTTTGTGTCGATAAACCGGGTGTAAAAGGCGGGTTTTGATTTGGCTTCTATTTTGTATACACCCGGCATGGTCTCTTTTTTCAGGGCAATTTTCTGAAGGCCGATATCAGCACTGAACACGTCGAAATTGGGGGTCTGCGTATCCGCGGTCGCCGTTTCGGCAGAGGGAATTTTCAGCGGGGTGATTTTTCCCCCGGGACCGGCGATGGTAAAGGATTCAACCAGAATTTTAGCCTTGGGGGAGTTAGGCATGTCATCAATGGGCAGGGTATGTCCCCAGCCCAGGCCCACGGTGACATGGCCCGGTTGATGGGCAAATGATTCAAAGGCGTTCACCCAGAAACTATGGGCGTAAACCGTGGTTGCTATAAACATTGACGCCAGTGTGGTTATCGTAATTTTAGCTGTGATTCTCATTCATGTTCTCCTTTAAATTGATAATATGCCGTACCATTGGACTCGCCCCTCATGAGCAATTCTTGCTAATTGAGTAAGGTCAGAAGCTATAGCGAACCCCGATACCAAAGGTGCGCGGATCGCCGAAGGTCACAGACGAGCCGGCAGAGCCCGGATTGTACGAGGTAAAATATTCTTCATCAGTGAGATTGTTGCAATAGGCGTAGATATCAAAACCTTTAAAGCGATAACCGACCTTGACATCAGCAGTGATGTAACTATCCCGCTCGCTGAATTTTTTGTTGGCACTATCATAGTAAGGAATCTCGCCCATACTCAGGACATCCCCACGCGCATAAAATCCGTTGGGGTTGAAGTAGGCGGCACCAATCCGCATTGTATGGGATGGTGTG is a genomic window of uncultured Desulfobacter sp. containing:
- a CDS encoding efflux transporter outer membrane subunit; this translates as MRCTTPARARAGTLSHTTNRQKAELVCKMMRYALISVVLMSFFYICGCNLISPDPAAVMPVEIPDNYVHGDGIDDTPRPGNENNAGGWWQRFGVDELSEMIRTGLGDNYDLKVLKAEADQALADVKSEKSGLGPSLDYSLGGQQTYSQSKSKGRSATSDHGHTYSASLDAEYTLDLWGKTRAEVSAAELEYLAALQDLEDGALTLSTDIADTWVDLVSVRTRKAVLSRQIDANQMTLKLQELRFINGKATALDVSQQREALAQVLSAMPLLEKEEKQLVNAMGLYLGQTPGTPVAVAATDLPQTFLAPQPGIPADLLENRPDIRAARMRLEAAVQDVESAKADMFPDLALSGSAAFSSGSLDLLFQNWVVTLGAALAGPLFDAGERKAEIERTRAVVQETLNTYAQTVANAICEVEDALVAIDRQSAYIELLEQQLAAVKVTLQDARVQYLNGQSSYLNYLDAWASMESLERQLVSEKATYVKERIALYKVTSWRGTFFKKTLTKTPRHKDFYSTL
- a CDS encoding DUF4198 domain-containing protein — protein: MRITAKITITTLASMFIATTVYAHSFWVNAFESFAHQPGHVTVGLGWGHTLPIDDMPNSPKAKILVESFTIAGPGGKITPLKIPSAETATADTQTPNFDVFSADIGLQKIALKKETMPGVYKIEAKSKPAFYTRFIDTKDRTRLKMKPKDQVKDIKKVLMSVKYQANAVSYVVLEKWETPEPTNQGLEIIPMTDLSRVKAGDLVEFKVLFMGTPPEGDTYITASTPAFDKGKHFSLYLEIKEGNAQFIVQCPGQWLVSCHHEGKVEKEGPLKDLYGKANSSVTGSTLTFNVK